Proteins encoded together in one Oncorhynchus mykiss isolate Arlee chromosome 7, USDA_OmykA_1.1, whole genome shotgun sequence window:
- the psmf1 gene encoding proteasome inhibitor PI31 subunit, with protein sequence MAGLELLYSCVAGSITCPQDVVVCFVHWEIVKSGYKCLGLGDEPRSGDKKSELLPTGWNDSKELYTLRYKSNDDKSNFLVKAITVDSTLIFNLMDSATEQVSDLTMNVSDYVDADHLQTFESVFKNAEDLSQKVKSQLLPSVPAPRKEDKSSREKSNDSQPDSDPLRIPTRHPQTSRQPNWPDPMAPFAAGGADLDPFGGRGGGMIVDPLRAGYPRSGFDPSGGLPGILPPGAVPPGARFDPFGPVGRHRPGPDPDHMPPPGYDDMFM encoded by the exons ATGGCTGGTTTAGAGCTTTTGTACAGCTGCGTAGCAGGCAGTATTACCTGTCCACAAGACGTCGTTGTGTGTTTTGTTCACTGGGAAATTGTAAAGAGTGGGTACAAATGCCTTGGGTTAGGAGATGAG CCTCGGAGTGGTGACAAGAAGTCGGAGTTGCTTCCTACAGGGTGGAATGACAGCAAGGAATTGTACACCCTTCGGTACAAGTCAAATGATGACAAGTCTAATTTCTTGGTCAAAGCCATCACTGTGGATTCCACCTTGATCTTCAACTTAATG GACTCGGCCACTGAACAGGTGTCAGACCTGACAATGAATGTCAGTGATTATGTGGATGCAGATCATTTGCAGACATTTGAAAG TGTATTCAAGAATGCAGAAGATTTGTCTCAGAAGGTGAAGAGCCAGCTCCTTCCCTCAGTGCCTGCGCCAAGAAAGGAAGACAAGAGTAGCAGAGAGAAATCCAATGACTCCCAGCCGGACAGTGACCCTCTCCGCATTCCCACAAGGCATCCACAGACCAGTAGGCAGCCTAACTG GCCAGACCCCATGGCTCCTTTCGCTGCAGGTGGAGCCGATCTGGATCCCTTTGG TGGTCGTGGAGGAGGGATGATCGTGGACCCTTTGAGGGCTGGTTATCCCCGCTCAGGGTTTGACCCCTCTGGTGGGCTCCCTGGCATCCTGCCGCCAGGAGCTGTGCCACCCGGGGCCCGCTTTGACCCCTTTGGGCCTGTCGGAAGACACAGACCTGG GCCAGACCCAGATCACATGCCGCCGCCAGGCTATGATGACATGTTCATGTAG